Proteins from one Flavobacterium branchiarum genomic window:
- a CDS encoding EamA family transporter, whose translation MKNKLINIPPLPAILLAIISVQFGAAIAKSLFPSIGAAGTASLRIGISAIILYLAYRPNLRKITPEQWKLVIPYGLSLGSMNLIFYLAIERIPVGLAVTLEFVGPLVLAVFGSKRLIDYLWVFIAAIGIALIAPWSGNGIDMVGALFALLAGVFWATYIVLGGKVSKVMKDGDAVSTGMLFASLLIIPFGIMENGLSNLTPNLLGMGIALALLSSAIPFTLEMKALGQLPPRTFSILMSLEPAAASICAFLFLQEHLRVSEIIAVFFVIIASVGSTMTAKKTIPIKD comes from the coding sequence ATGAAAAATAAACTAATAAATATACCACCACTTCCAGCAATTCTCTTAGCAATCATAAGTGTACAGTTTGGAGCAGCGATTGCAAAAAGTCTTTTCCCTTCTATTGGAGCGGCAGGAACAGCATCGTTACGTATAGGGATTTCAGCAATAATTCTATATTTAGCTTACAGACCAAACTTACGTAAAATAACTCCCGAACAGTGGAAACTTGTAATTCCTTACGGATTATCATTAGGATCAATGAACCTAATTTTTTATCTCGCAATAGAGCGAATTCCAGTTGGTTTGGCAGTTACTTTAGAATTTGTAGGTCCTTTAGTATTAGCCGTTTTTGGATCAAAACGCTTAATAGATTATTTATGGGTATTTATCGCTGCGATAGGAATTGCACTTATTGCACCATGGTCTGGTAACGGAATTGACATGGTTGGGGCTTTATTTGCTTTATTAGCAGGTGTTTTTTGGGCAACATATATTGTATTGGGCGGGAAAGTCTCTAAAGTAATGAAAGACGGTGATGCTGTATCAACCGGAATGTTGTTTGCCTCTCTACTTATAATCCCTTTTGGAATTATGGAAAATGGATTAAGCAACCTAACACCTAATCTTTTAGGAATGGGAATTGCACTTGCCTTACTATCAAGCGCTATACCGTTTACATTAGAAATGAAAGCACTAGGTCAACTTCCTCCACGTACCTTTAGTATATTAATGAGTTTAGAACCAGCTGCAGCATCTATTTGTGCTTTCTTATTTTTGCAAGAACACCTACGTGTAAGCGAAATAATTGCCGTGTTTTTTGTGATAATAGCATCTGTTGGCTCAACAATGACAGCAAAAAAAACAATTCCAATAAAGGATTAA
- a CDS encoding GNAT family N-acetyltransferase: MNVVIVPIENEYSDAVIDLILNIQQKEFNVPITLEDQPDLLEINNFYHKPGGCFWGAFADGELVGTIALVKYDDSREGAIRKMFVKKEYRGKELFIAQQLLDKLITFSQHN; this comes from the coding sequence ATGAATGTTGTAATTGTTCCTATCGAAAATGAATATTCTGATGCAGTAATCGATTTGATTTTAAATATCCAGCAAAAGGAATTTAATGTTCCGATTACTTTAGAAGACCAGCCGGATCTTCTGGAAATTAATAATTTTTATCATAAACCGGGAGGTTGTTTTTGGGGCGCTTTTGCAGATGGAGAATTGGTTGGCACTATTGCTTTAGTAAAATATGATGATAGTAGGGAGGGGGCTATAAGAAAGATGTTTGTAAAAAAGGAATATCGAGGAAAAGAGCTATTTATTGCCCAACAACTTCTGGATAAATTGATTACTTTTAGCCAACATAATTAG
- a CDS encoding MarR family winged helix-turn-helix transcriptional regulator, translating into MNIIDELGILALSTRLQRLSEQLRKDGALLYKSFDIEFEPKWFPVVFTLHNRGVLSVVEIANEIGYTHPSTISLLKELEKHKLIRSKKDKEDERKRLIVLTPKGQTIIVQMKPVWEIISQVLNDITDNENNLLKAINETEAKIADMSLFQRALQLKESKS; encoded by the coding sequence ATGAATATTATAGATGAATTAGGTATTTTGGCTTTATCAACAAGGTTGCAACGCCTTAGTGAACAATTGCGTAAAGACGGTGCCTTGCTCTACAAATCTTTCGATATTGAGTTTGAACCGAAGTGGTTCCCTGTAGTTTTTACTCTTCACAACAGAGGTGTTTTAAGTGTCGTTGAAATTGCTAATGAGATTGGTTACACCCATCCATCTACTATTAGTTTGCTAAAGGAATTAGAGAAACACAAACTAATTCGTTCTAAAAAAGATAAAGAAGACGAACGTAAGCGCTTAATTGTACTTACCCCAAAAGGACAAACTATTATTGTACAAATGAAACCGGTATGGGAAATTATCTCTCAAGTTCTTAATGATATTACGGATAATGAGAATAACTTATTGAAAGCCATAAATGAAACCGAAGCTAAAATTGCTGATATGAGCCTTTTCCAGCGGGCACTTCAACTAAAAGAAAGTAAGTCGTAA
- the nagB gene encoding glucosamine-6-phosphate deaminase, with protein MKSAIETKPDISYKSAGKFEETRFEKIHNEIFKNSTEASIIVAQEIAQLIRSKQEKNKSCVLGLATGSSPIKVYEELVRMHNEEGLSFSNVVTFNLDEYYPMTKENNQSYHHFMHQHLFNHIDIKPENVNIPDGTVSIDKLNQYCIDYEINIKNAGGLDFQLLGIGRTGHVGFNEPGSHINSGTRIITLDHITRVDASSDFNGIDNVPKRAITMGVSTILRSKRIVLMAWGQNKADIIKRTIQGDISSEVPATFLQNHGNATFVLDQSAASELTRFKTPWLVGECIWNQELKSKAIVWLCQKTKQSILKLTDRDYNNNGMSDLLAQEGSAYDLNINMFNVLQHTITGWPGGKPNTDDSHRPERANPAKKRIILFSPHPDDDVISMGGTFSKLIKQGHDVHVVYQTSGNIAVTDDEALKFAEVSNDFIADAGAKINFKSVIEFLNNKSENQIDSLEVRKLKGLIRRRESYAATRYIGLKDENTHFLDLPFYETGQIKKNPLGLEDIAIVKNIIEKIKPHQVFAAGDLADPHGTHEVCLNAIFAALKELKSKPYMHDCWLWLYRGAWHEWDIHEIDMAVPLSPSEVLLKRHAILYHQSQKDRVMFQGNDSREFWVRAEDRNKNTAILYDDLGLAEYEAIEAFKRFDY; from the coding sequence ATGAAAAGTGCTATAGAAACCAAACCAGATATTAGTTATAAAAGTGCTGGTAAATTTGAAGAAACACGATTTGAAAAAATCCACAATGAAATCTTCAAGAATTCTACCGAAGCATCGATAATTGTTGCGCAGGAAATTGCTCAATTAATTAGATCAAAACAAGAAAAAAACAAATCTTGTGTACTAGGTTTAGCGACAGGTTCTTCACCTATCAAAGTATATGAAGAATTAGTTAGAATGCACAATGAAGAAGGATTGAGTTTTAGTAATGTTGTTACTTTTAATTTGGATGAATATTATCCGATGACTAAAGAAAATAACCAGAGTTACCACCATTTCATGCATCAACATTTGTTTAATCATATCGATATTAAACCAGAAAATGTGAATATTCCAGATGGTACGGTTTCGATTGATAAATTGAATCAATATTGTATTGATTATGAAATAAATATTAAAAATGCTGGAGGACTAGATTTTCAATTATTAGGAATTGGTCGTACTGGGCACGTAGGATTTAATGAGCCGGGATCGCACATAAACTCAGGAACACGTATTATTACTTTGGATCATATAACGAGAGTAGATGCTTCTTCCGATTTTAACGGGATTGATAATGTGCCAAAAAGGGCCATTACAATGGGAGTATCTACAATTCTCAGATCCAAAAGAATAGTACTGATGGCTTGGGGACAAAACAAAGCCGATATTATCAAGAGAACCATTCAAGGTGATATTAGCTCAGAAGTTCCAGCTACATTTTTGCAAAACCACGGTAATGCAACTTTTGTATTAGATCAATCGGCGGCATCAGAACTAACACGTTTTAAAACACCATGGTTGGTAGGAGAATGCATTTGGAATCAAGAATTAAAAAGTAAAGCGATTGTTTGGTTGTGCCAAAAAACAAAACAATCTATTTTAAAATTAACCGACAGAGATTATAACAATAACGGAATGTCCGATTTATTGGCTCAAGAAGGTTCTGCTTACGATTTGAATATCAATATGTTCAATGTATTGCAACACACCATTACAGGATGGCCAGGAGGAAAACCTAATACAGACGATTCGCATCGTCCAGAGAGAGCCAATCCAGCTAAGAAAAGAATTATCCTTTTTAGTCCACATCCAGATGATGATGTTATCTCGATGGGAGGAACATTCTCCAAATTAATAAAGCAAGGACATGATGTACACGTAGTATATCAAACCTCTGGAAATATTGCAGTAACTGATGATGAGGCATTAAAGTTTGCTGAGGTTAGTAATGATTTTATTGCTGATGCAGGTGCAAAAATAAATTTTAAATCTGTGATTGAGTTTCTGAATAACAAATCGGAAAATCAAATTGATTCATTGGAAGTGAGAAAGTTAAAAGGACTTATCCGCCGTAGAGAATCGTATGCAGCAACGAGATATATTGGATTAAAAGATGAAAATACCCATTTCCTAGATCTTCCATTTTATGAGACAGGACAAATTAAGAAAAATCCGTTAGGGCTTGAAGATATTGCTATCGTAAAAAATATCATCGAAAAAATAAAACCACATCAGGTGTTTGCAGCAGGAGATTTAGCAGATCCACACGGAACGCATGAGGTATGTTTAAATGCCATATTTGCTGCGCTGAAGGAATTAAAGTCAAAGCCTTATATGCATGATTGCTGGTTATGGTTGTACAGAGGAGCATGGCACGAATGGGATATTCATGAAATAGACATGGCTGTACCGTTAAGTCCATCAGAAGTATTATTAAAACGCCATGCGATTTTGTATCATCAATCTCAAAAAGACAGAGTAATGTTTCAAGGAAATGACTCCAGAGAGTTTTGGGTTAGAGCCGAAGATCGCAATAAAAACACGGCGATTTTATATGATGATTTAGGACTGGCTGAGTATGAAGCAATCGAAGCTTTTAAACGTTTTGATTATTAA
- the nagA gene encoding N-acetylglucosamine-6-phosphate deacetylase — MKQAIINATVHTGDEIINNGVIIIENGTILSVQKETPNDIETIDLQGNHIAAGFIDIQINGGETLYFSQTPTEETIQDIYDASLKYGTTHVLPCLISSSKETILQGIEAFRSYRQKHNNGVIGMHLEGPFLNPLKRGAHSIDQVRKPTNAELEEIIRLGKDVIKVITIAPECFTEEQLNMLLESGITISIGHSTVTHKEAQVYFSKGIKLVTHLFNAMTQFGHREPGLVGATLENENVYAPVILDGAHCDYAAAKLAYKLKKEKFFLISDATFLGRKIADFKWGNFDAHLEDGFYRNNEGNLAGATISMQEAVQNAYNHLNVTADEAIKMATSHVANAIDMGDRIGKIKTGFPASFVKFNADLSVIETLNF; from the coding sequence ATGAAACAAGCGATTATCAATGCAACTGTACATACTGGTGACGAAATAATTAATAATGGTGTCATTATTATCGAAAATGGAACTATACTTTCTGTTCAAAAAGAAACTCCAAATGATATTGAAACTATTGATTTACAAGGAAACCATATTGCAGCTGGATTCATAGATATTCAAATAAACGGTGGCGAAACGCTATATTTTAGTCAAACACCAACCGAAGAAACAATTCAAGATATATATGATGCAAGTCTTAAGTACGGTACTACACATGTACTACCGTGCTTAATTTCATCATCCAAAGAAACAATTCTACAAGGAATTGAAGCTTTTCGTAGTTACAGGCAAAAACATAACAATGGCGTGATCGGAATGCATTTGGAAGGCCCCTTTTTAAATCCTTTAAAACGTGGCGCACATAGTATTGACCAAGTACGCAAACCAACTAATGCAGAGTTAGAAGAAATTATACGCCTAGGGAAAGATGTTATAAAAGTAATCACGATTGCCCCTGAATGTTTTACAGAGGAACAACTGAATATGTTATTAGAAAGTGGTATTACAATTTCGATAGGACATTCGACCGTTACGCATAAAGAAGCACAAGTTTATTTTTCTAAAGGAATAAAACTCGTAACTCATTTATTTAATGCTATGACTCAATTCGGACATCGCGAACCTGGTTTAGTTGGTGCCACTCTTGAAAATGAAAATGTATATGCTCCAGTAATTTTAGATGGCGCACATTGTGATTATGCTGCAGCAAAATTAGCATACAAACTAAAAAAAGAAAAGTTTTTCTTAATTAGTGATGCTACATTTTTAGGACGCAAAATAGCCGATTTCAAATGGGGAAATTTTGATGCTCATTTAGAAGATGGTTTCTATAGAAACAACGAAGGAAATCTAGCAGGCGCAACAATATCAATGCAAGAAGCTGTACAAAATGCCTACAATCATTTAAACGTAACGGCAGACGAAGCTATAAAAATGGCCACTAGCCATGTAGCAAATGCAATTGATATGGGAGATAGAATAGGTAAAATTAAAACTGGATTCCCTGCAAGTTTTGTCAAATTCAATGCAGATTTATCAGTAATAGAAACATTAAATTTTTAA
- a CDS encoding LamG-like jellyroll fold domain-containing protein, producing MKKTVLFFCLCFMYFSCLSTKAQSGKVLNLDGVSTYMTVPDHSDLDFGISQNKTITCWIKTTTTTGTPRIFAKRNGSTGNGYEFWTGNGTNGGKFAMNMSGNGTPTNISTAGYSANSIADGTWHHIALVIDASSNRTMYGYIDGVLANTGKAFTSITSDFSNALSFVVGATSDATNSFKWAGQIDNIRVWNKAMTPAELQTDMSAIINTPTANLLAAWDFENISGNSVPDVSGNNHTGTLFGSPTTSNAFPMVLTLDGVNDYMSVVNHSDFNIASGQSLTITCKIKTSDFAKRIISKRPNSAGIGYEFINNSSAGGGQFGVNLNTSGGAAGPPYGTSNIANNVWHHLAMVIDVATTSCKIYVDGVLQQTKTTTNIGGTNTVTNTGDLLFGTVSNFASYMNAQLDDIRFWNKAMTATEVLTDKTAIVTGAETNLIAAWDFENINGVTVPDISGNNHPGTLKNGAVVIAQTNEMQINSVSLVQTELPTGIGDLNQRIVAVKVTATGAINPLTVNALNFTMAGTTNITDVTNIKIYSSGVTSIFNPTTATLYGTIAPANGNLVVNGSRTLSSGDNYFWITYDVAPNATEGNILDATCESIITNTNTYTTIANAVAGNRVILLTNTLLFTPGDAGSSNYRIPAIITAADGSLVTVTDKRWNGAGDLAAKIDPVVRRSTDNGKTWSAPLTIANFGASTGVGDAALVLDKTTGELLCLVSAEKGFFASTNAAPAKVLVIKSADNGITWGAPLDVTNQIYGPNPNWKGLFVASGRAHQLRDGKLVAAIAVRENVSGTERINNYMITSADHGVTWAASTGRAELGGDEAKVVELNNGNIMMSIRNSGTRRFNVSTDKGLTWGTAYNQPSITDPNCDGDFIRYTSTLDGYDKNRLLHSIPFAGSRKNVSVQMSTDEGTTWAAPKTIFAGTSAYSSLTILPDGTIGIYYENGESSTYQMYFVRFSLNWLTNGADTFVPANNPSLGIENEENTISKEQKFSVILEPNPIDDLVKVKVNNAKGAVNIKIFDLSGRMIRTETIKPNETEASFSLGNQAQGIYILKANDTNSSISSKLIKK from the coding sequence ATGAAAAAAACTGTACTCTTTTTTTGTTTGTGTTTTATGTATTTCTCCTGCTTAAGTACAAAAGCACAAAGTGGTAAGGTTTTAAACCTCGATGGCGTTTCGACTTATATGACAGTACCCGATCATTCCGATTTAGACTTTGGCATAAGCCAAAATAAAACAATTACCTGTTGGATAAAAACAACCACTACAACAGGAACACCACGTATTTTTGCCAAAAGAAATGGATCAACTGGTAACGGATATGAATTCTGGACAGGCAATGGCACAAATGGAGGAAAGTTTGCAATGAATATGAGTGGCAATGGAACTCCAACCAATATTAGCACAGCAGGATATTCTGCAAACTCAATTGCCGATGGAACTTGGCATCATATTGCGTTGGTAATCGATGCATCTAGTAACAGAACTATGTATGGCTATATAGATGGTGTCTTGGCAAATACTGGTAAAGCTTTTACCTCGATTACTTCCGATTTCTCTAATGCTTTAAGTTTTGTTGTTGGTGCAACGTCTGATGCAACTAACAGTTTCAAATGGGCTGGTCAAATAGATAATATTCGTGTTTGGAATAAAGCCATGACACCAGCTGAACTACAAACTGATATGTCAGCAATAATTAATACTCCAACAGCCAATCTTCTTGCAGCATGGGATTTTGAAAACATATCTGGCAACTCCGTTCCTGATGTTTCTGGTAATAATCATACAGGTACCCTATTTGGTTCACCTACTACATCAAATGCTTTTCCGATGGTGCTTACATTAGATGGGGTAAATGATTATATGTCGGTAGTTAATCATAGTGATTTTAATATCGCTAGCGGACAAAGCTTAACTATTACCTGCAAGATTAAAACAAGTGATTTTGCAAAACGTATTATTAGCAAGAGACCAAATAGCGCGGGAATCGGATATGAATTTATTAATAATTCATCTGCAGGAGGTGGACAATTTGGAGTTAATTTAAATACAAGTGGCGGAGCTGCAGGACCTCCATACGGAACATCGAATATAGCTAATAACGTTTGGCATCATCTAGCAATGGTAATTGATGTTGCTACAACGAGTTGTAAAATTTATGTTGATGGTGTTTTACAACAAACCAAAACAACAACAAATATAGGTGGTACAAATACGGTTACTAATACAGGAGACCTTCTATTTGGAACTGTTAGCAATTTTGCATCCTATATGAATGCGCAATTAGATGATATTCGCTTTTGGAACAAAGCAATGACAGCTACAGAAGTGCTTACAGATAAAACAGCAATAGTAACAGGGGCAGAAACCAACCTAATAGCTGCTTGGGATTTTGAAAATATAAATGGGGTAACAGTTCCTGATATTTCGGGTAATAACCATCCTGGTACTTTAAAAAACGGAGCGGTTGTAATTGCACAAACAAACGAAATGCAAATCAATTCCGTTTCATTAGTTCAAACAGAATTACCAACTGGTATTGGAGATTTAAATCAACGAATTGTAGCTGTAAAAGTCACTGCAACTGGCGCGATTAATCCGCTTACGGTAAACGCTTTAAACTTTACAATGGCAGGAACTACCAATATTACAGATGTGACCAATATCAAGATTTATTCTAGCGGAGTCACCTCCATATTTAATCCAACAACTGCAACCTTATACGGAACTATTGCTCCTGCAAATGGAAATCTAGTAGTTAATGGTTCACGAACATTAAGCTCTGGCGATAACTATTTCTGGATTACCTACGATGTTGCTCCCAATGCAACCGAAGGAAATATATTAGATGCCACTTGCGAATCAATCATAACCAATACAAACACCTATACTACAATTGCCAATGCAGTTGCAGGTAATCGAGTAATATTATTAACCAATACACTTTTATTCACACCAGGAGACGCAGGTTCATCAAACTATCGTATTCCAGCAATCATTACTGCTGCTGATGGTTCTCTGGTAACAGTAACTGATAAAAGATGGAATGGCGCCGGAGATTTAGCAGCTAAAATTGATCCCGTAGTTCGTCGCAGTACAGATAATGGTAAAACTTGGTCAGCTCCCTTAACCATTGCTAATTTTGGAGCTTCAACCGGAGTAGGCGATGCTGCATTAGTACTTGATAAAACTACTGGCGAATTGTTATGTTTAGTATCTGCCGAAAAAGGTTTCTTTGCTTCTACAAATGCTGCTCCTGCCAAAGTTTTGGTTATCAAAAGTGCTGATAACGGAATAACTTGGGGAGCACCACTAGATGTTACCAATCAAATTTATGGACCAAATCCAAACTGGAAAGGATTGTTTGTAGCCTCAGGAAGAGCGCATCAATTGCGTGATGGTAAACTTGTAGCTGCAATTGCCGTGAGAGAAAATGTATCTGGAACAGAACGCATCAATAATTATATGATTACAAGTGCCGATCATGGAGTTACATGGGCAGCATCGACAGGCAGAGCCGAGTTAGGTGGAGACGAAGCCAAAGTTGTTGAATTAAATAATGGAAATATTATGATGAGTATCCGTAATTCAGGAACGCGCCGATTCAATGTTTCTACAGATAAAGGACTAACATGGGGAACAGCTTACAATCAACCTAGCATAACAGACCCTAATTGCGATGGCGATTTCATTCGCTATACGTCTACCCTAGATGGTTATGACAAAAACCGTTTACTGCATTCAATTCCGTTTGCTGGTAGTCGCAAAAATGTTAGTGTACAAATGAGTACAGATGAAGGAACAACTTGGGCGGCACCTAAAACTATTTTTGCAGGAACATCTGCTTATTCAAGTTTAACAATATTACCAGATGGTACAATTGGGATTTATTATGAAAATGGAGAAAGTTCAACATACCAAATGTATTTTGTACGTTTCAGTCTGAACTGGTTAACCAATGGCGCAGATACATTTGTTCCTGCAAATAATCCTTCTTTAGGCATAGAAAATGAAGAAAACACAATATCAAAAGAGCAAAAATTTAGTGTTATATTAGAGCCAAATCCAATAGATGATCTAGTAAAAGTTAAGGTCAATAATGCTAAAGGGGCAGTAAACATCAAAATATTTGATTTATCAGGCAGAATGATACGTACTGAAACTATAAAACCTAATGAAACAGAAGCTTCGTTCTCATTAGGAAACCAAGCACAAGGCATTTATATTTTAAAAGCAAATGATACAAATTCATCTATTAGTAGTAAGCTAATCAAGAAATAA
- a CDS encoding AGE family epimerase/isomerase: MSYSKNDLLHLKDFYQNQLLNDTIPFWFPHSIDTKYGGYLLMRDQMGELIDDDKSVWFQGRAAWMLATLYNTVEPKKEWLDGAKSGIDFLNKYCFDTDGRMFFHVTRDGKPIRKRRYYFSETFAVIAMSAYAKASNDEAVAEMARNLFGQCIKYATTPGILEPKYTDVRPSKGIGSAMIMINTAQQLRETIGDPRCDEWISKWIAEIERDFVKDDIKCVMEQVAPDGSIIDHIDGRTLNPGHAIEGAWFILHEAKYRNNDPHLIALGCKMLDYMWERGWDKEHGGIMYFCDVYGKPVQEYWQDMKFWWPHNEVIIATLLAYTMTGDEKYAKWHKMIHDYSYSKFLDKQNGEWFGYLHRDGSIAQTAKGNLYKGPFHLPRQEWYCTQILTEFLEKK; the protein is encoded by the coding sequence ATGAGCTATTCAAAAAATGATCTGTTACACTTAAAAGATTTTTATCAAAATCAACTATTAAATGATACGATACCATTTTGGTTTCCTCATTCGATAGACACAAAATACGGAGGCTATTTATTAATGCGCGACCAAATGGGCGAATTAATCGATGATGATAAATCGGTTTGGTTTCAAGGTCGAGCGGCTTGGATGCTTGCTACACTTTACAATACGGTTGAACCTAAAAAAGAATGGTTGGATGGAGCAAAATCTGGTATCGATTTCTTAAACAAATATTGTTTCGATACTGATGGAAGAATGTTCTTTCATGTAACACGTGATGGAAAACCGATTCGTAAACGCCGTTATTATTTTTCGGAAACCTTTGCTGTAATTGCCATGAGTGCTTATGCAAAAGCAAGTAATGACGAAGCAGTAGCAGAAATGGCACGTAACCTATTCGGACAATGCATTAAATATGCTACTACGCCAGGTATATTAGAACCTAAATATACAGACGTTCGTCCATCAAAAGGAATTGGATCAGCGATGATTATGATAAACACGGCACAACAACTAAGAGAAACCATTGGTGATCCTCGCTGTGATGAATGGATTAGCAAATGGATAGCCGAAATTGAACGTGATTTTGTAAAAGATGATATCAAATGTGTCATGGAACAAGTAGCTCCTGATGGTTCTATAATAGACCATATCGACGGACGTACGCTGAATCCAGGACACGCCATAGAAGGTGCTTGGTTCATTTTACACGAAGCAAAATACAGAAACAACGATCCACATTTAATAGCGCTAGGTTGCAAAATGTTAGATTATATGTGGGAACGCGGATGGGATAAAGAACATGGTGGAATTATGTATTTCTGTGATGTATATGGTAAACCCGTTCAGGAATATTGGCAAGACATGAAGTTCTGGTGGCCTCATAATGAAGTAATCATAGCAACCTTGCTGGCTTATACTATGACTGGAGATGAAAAATACGCCAAATGGCATAAAATGATTCATGATTATTCTTATAGTAAATTCCTTGACAAACAAAACGGAGAGTGGTTTGGCTATTTACACAGAGACGGAAGTATTGCTCAAACTGCTAAAGGAAACTTATATAAAGGACCATTTCATTTGCCTCGCCAAGAATGGTATTGTACACAAATACTAACAGAATTTTTAGAAAAAAAATAA